Proteins from one Triticum aestivum cultivar Chinese Spring chromosome 7A, IWGSC CS RefSeq v2.1, whole genome shotgun sequence genomic window:
- the LOC123153331 gene encoding uncharacterized protein produces MDQGDQQWDGMNITRALEALSPYINNPRETVIRIEVFVGVSTALLFLQVTLGPCRRRSSNFLIQGALWLAYTLSFPLSAYTIGQMLSSPVKNGLYPLWVALILWAVGCSNSMTAYGLDDNKLWRRYLFVLLQYFFYAGIIFRLLVPTRYEFLLFPKGPIFETQPIAWSIDILISVLLFTSLVRAMANWIATDSYHSQVVADYMRDQVNHTANHHVSVDPITMEGYRYIVFLPSHLLCGFKVAKGPTYRNKLVPADDGIITIDAIWREKFDDSWLNTDGGGSQLNDVCLSFALSHLLKRRFFGMECAEAAHDETRKFVLEGLLSHKDGGARAFRIIEVELGFLYDFFFTKYAALFHMERSFIAMVLLRIILLSITVAVLLGGSPTIMTPKPVIEVGTRSVDVSITIMIMGILLLVEALQIILYLMSDWATVSLACGYTRRSGTCNKLIPFVIWFLRRFNLSRYWTSMISNTKFGKFLYSLNLFGYWQNQMGQLSLFGLSKTETRPSRIFVWLDDLFCQAFLLANLTVQEYILQPIFSKISNIFFSSAKTSIGVPDLVKKEIVSCLQKTNIGGPLTNGQAALRCNGEAALQHHVVLEHISCTLENQSQTMTMLIWHIATEYCDLPSPNELEEHQSSAQEEENAQIDKKYKQVAIILSRYCIYLIANVPALLPGDSTDTLMVYRAVVNEVQRDGVWASHKPCKAELLNVINNCDSRRRTKEEGNNIIEGSPNNNNEEDTIFMKGLKLGKKLEEIGDGALRWKLMADFWVETIIYIAPSDDATAHMERLAQGGEFLTHVWALLTHAGIVRHDQRRNPEDLV; encoded by the coding sequence ATGGATCAAGGAGACCAGCAGTGGGATGGCATGAACATAACGAGGGCACTTGAGGCCTTGTCCCCCTACATCAACAACCCACGGGAGACTGTCATCCGTATTGAAGTATTTGTGGGTGTTTCAACCGCTCTTTTGTTTCTGCAAGTCACCCTTGGTCCGTGCCGCCGGCGGTCGAGCAACTTCCTCATCCAAGGTGCCTTGTGGCTAGCATACACACTATCCTTCCCTCTTTCTGCCTACACCATCGGTCAGATGCTGTCCTCACCAGTGAAGAATGGGCTGTACCCTCTCTGGGTTGCTCTCATCTTATGGGCCGTGGGATGCAGCAACTCCATGACAGCTTATGGTCTTGATGACAACAAGCTTTGGAGGCGGTACCTCTTTGTGCTGCTTCAGTATTTTTTCTACGCAGGCATTATATTCCGGCTGCTTGTTCCTACTAGATATGAGTTCCTCTTGTTCCCAAAAGGACCCATTTTTGAAACACAGCCTATTGCCTGGTCTATAGATATCCTAATTAGCGTCTTACTGTTCACTAGTTTGGTTAGAGCAATGGCTAATTGGATAGCTACAGATTCTTACCACAGCCAAGTAGTAGCAGATTACATGAGGGATCAGGTCAACCACACTGCCAACCATCACGTATCTGTAGATCCAATCACAATGGAGGGCTACAGATACATTGTCTTCTTGCCTTCTCACCTACTGTGCGGCTTTAAGGTGGCAAAGGGACCAACCTACAGAAACAAATTAGTACCCGCAGATGATGGTATCATCACCATCGACGCAATTTGGAGGGAGAAATTTGATGACAGCTGGCTCAACACAGATGGAGGTGGATCACAATTGAATGATGTGTGCCTTTCATTTGCTTTGTCTCACCTGCTGAAGCGCAGATTCTTTGGGATGGAGTGCGCTGAAGCCGCCCATGATGAGACCCGCAAGTTTGTCTTGGAGGGTTTACTATCCCATAAGGATGGAGGTGCAAGAGCATTTCGTATCATCGAGGTGGAATTGGGTTTCCTCTATGATTTCTTCTTCACAAAGTATGCAGCTCTGTTTCACATGGAGAGATCTTTCATTGCCATGGTGCTTCTCAGAATAATTCTCTTGTCTATCACAGTGGCAGTACTGCTTGGGGGTTCCCCAACTATCATGACACCTAAACCGGTAATTGAAGTTGGCACAAGATCTGTCGATGTTAGTATCACAATCATGATTATGGGAATTCTTTTGTTGGTTGAAGCACTGCAGATTATACTTTATCTGATGTCAGATTGGGCCACTGTTTCACTCGCTTGCGGCTATACAAGAAGATCAGGGACCTGCAACAAACTCATTCCGTTTGTTATTTGGTTTCTCAGAAGATTTAACTTATCCAGATATTGGACAAGTATGATATCAAATACAAAGTTTGGCAAGTTTCTTTACAGCCTTAATTTATTTGGATATTGGCAAAATCAGATGGGCCAGTTATCCCTATTTGGACTCTCAAAAACTGAAACTCGGCCGAGTCGGATCTTTGTCTGGTTGGACGACCTCTTCTGCCAGGCTTTTCTTTTGGCTAATTTAACTGTCCAAGAATACATCCTTCAGCCCATATTTTCAAAGATTTCAAATATATTCTTCTCATCTGCGAAAACATCAATAGGGGTTCCTGATCTGGTCAAGAAAGAGATAGTTTCTTGCTTACAGAAAACCAATATTGGTGGCCCTCTAACTAATGGACAAGCAGCATTGCGGTGTAATGGAGAAGCAGCACTGCAGCATCATGTTGTCCTTGAGCATATCTCCTGTACACTGGAGAATCAAAGTCAGACAATGACCATGCTTATTTGGCATATTGCAACTGAGTACTGCGATCTTCCTTCTCCCAATGAGTTGGAGGAGCATCAGAGCAGTGCGCAGGAGGAGGAAAATGCGCAAATAGATAAAAAGTACAAGCAAGTCGCGATAATCTTATCCAGATATTGTATATACTTGATAGCCAATGTCCCAGCTTTGCTTCCTGGAGATTCTACAGATACACTAATGGTCTACCGTGCTGTGGTAAATGAGGTTCAGCGTGATGGGGTTTGGGCTTCTCACAAGCCATGTAAGGCTGAATTGCTGAATGTCATCAACAATTGCGACAGCCGCAGGCGCACCAAAGAAGAGGGCAATAACATCATCGAGGGCTCGCCCAACAACAACAATGAAGAAGATACCATCTTCATGAAAGGCTTGAAGCTGGGGAAGAAGCTGGAGGAAATTGGAGACGGCGCGCTCCGTTGGAAGCTCATGGCGGATTTCTGGGTTGAGACCATCATCTACATTGCACCATCGGACGACGCCACAGCGCACATGGAGCGCCTCGCCCAGGGTGGAGAATTTCTTACTCATGTCTGGGCTCTCCTCACTCACGCAGGCATCGTGCGGCATGACCAGAGGAGAAACCCCGAAGATCTTGTGTAA